In Pogoniulus pusillus isolate bPogPus1 chromosome 2, bPogPus1.pri, whole genome shotgun sequence, the following are encoded in one genomic region:
- the LOC135181230 gene encoding UDP-glucuronosyltransferase 1A8-like — MTWRLCCTWIFVLLLPGLSDGGKLLVVPMVGSHWLSMQKVVEKLSERGHEVVVIAPEVSWQMETTQAYTVKTHPVSLPLEEVDNAFRESLAAHLSDLPFPMNAIAMYRSSDRFFRIFFTQCRDLFSSKETLQYLNQSAFDAVLTDPVSMCGPILANYLSLPSVFFMRGFPCSLHYKATQCPSPLSYIPRLFSFNSDHMTFLQRVENALIDLLELEYCNSLYEDARKLSSEVLQRDVSLLDLLNSASIWLMRFDFVFEYVRPVMPNMVFIGGINCVQKKPLPKFPRPVMPNMVFIGGINCEQKQNLSQSHFSVLFIDPVPPCGVSTLCMRVFHGFPHTSDDVVSKRQPKSLGC, encoded by the exons ATGACTTGGAGGCTTTGCTGTACCTGGATTTTtgtcctcctccttcctggccTCTCAGATGGAGGGAAGCTCCtggtggtgcccatggtgggaagCCACTGGCTTAGCATGCAGAAAGTAGTTGAAAAGCTCTCCGAGAGAGGACACGAGGTGGTGGTGATAGCGCCAGAAGTAAGCTGGCAGATGGAAACGACACAGGCTTACACTGTGAAAACACATCCAGTGTCTTTGCCGCTAGAAGAAGTGGACAATGCCTTTCGTGAGTCTCTTGCCGCTCACCTGAGTGACCTGCCTTTCCCAATGAATGCAATAGCAATGTACAGGAGCTCAGACCGTTTTTTCCGTATATTCTTTACTCAGTGCAGGGACCtcttcagcagcaaggagaccCTGCAGTACTTGAACCAAAGTGCCTTCGATGCTGTCCTAACAGACCCTGTTTCTATGTGCGGACCAATCCTTGCTAATTATCTTTCTCTTCCATCTGTGTTCTTCATGAGAGGATTTCCTTGCAGCTTACACTATAAAGCAACACAGTGCCCAAGCCCTCTCTCCTACATCCCAAGGCTCTTTTCCTTCAACTCAGACCACATGACATTTTTACAGAGAGTCGAAAATGCACTGATTGATCTCTTGGAACTTGAGTACTGTAACAGTTTATATGAAGATGCACGAAAGCTTTCctcagaagttcttcagagagatgtATCCTTGTTGGATCTCCTGAATTCTGCTTCCATTTGGCTTATGAGGTTTGACTTTGTGTTTGAGTATGTCAGGCCAGTGATGCCCAATATGGTCTTCATCGGAGGTATAAACTGTGTTCAGAAGAAACCACTGCCTAag TTCCCAAGACCAGTGATGCCAAACATGGTTTTTATTGGAGGGATAAACTGTGAGCAGAAGCAAAACTTGTCTCAG AGCCATTTCAGTGTGCTCTTCATCGATCCAGTGCCACCATGTGGGGTCAGCACTCTGTGCATGCGTGTCTTTCATGGATTCCCACACACCTCAGACGATGTTGTCAGTAAGCGTCAGCCAAAGTCCCTGGGCTGCTGA
- the LOC135187370 gene encoding UDP-glucuronosyltransferase 1A8-like — protein MTWRLCCAWIFVLLFPGFSDGGKLLVVPMMGSHWLSMQKVVEKLSERGHEVVVLMPEISWQMKTTQAYTVKRHPATLPLEELDNAFREYVATHLKDLPFPMNAIAIYNNSNHVFRMFFTQCQDLFSSKETLQYLNQSAFDAVLTDPILVCGATLANYLSLPFVFFMRGFPCSLHYKATQCPSPLSYIPRLFSFNSDHMTFLQRVENALIDLLELVYCNSLYKGILELSSEVLQRDVSLLDLLNSASIWLLRFDFVFEYVRPVMPNMVFIGGINCVQKKPLPKPPELEDQDREQNETPANQRGYV, from the exons ATGACTTGGAGGCTTTGCTGTGCCTGGATTTTTGTCCTCCTCTTCCCTGGCTTCTCAGATGGAGGGAAACTCCTGGTGGTGCCCATGATGGGAAGCCACTGGCTTAGCATGCAGAAAGTAGTTGAAAAGCTCTCTGAGAGAGGACATGAAGTGGTGGTGCTTATGCCAGAAATCAGCTGGCAGATGAAAACGACACAGGCTTACACTGTGAAAAGACATCCAGCAACTCTGCCACTAGAAGAACTGGACAATGCCTTTCGTGAGTATGTTGCCACTCACCTGAAGGACCTGCCTTTCCCAATGAATGCTATAGCAATTTACAACAACTCAAATCATGTTTTCCGTATGTTCTTTACTCAGTGCCAGGACCTTTTCAGCAGCAAGGAAACCCTGCAGTACTTGAACCAAAGTGCCTTCGATGCTGTTCTAACAGATCCCATTTTAGTGTGTGGAGCAACCCTTGCTAATTATCTTTCTCTTCCATTTGTGTTCTTCATGAGAGGATTTCCTTGCAGCTTACACTATAAAGCAACACAGTGCCCAAGCCCTCTCTCCTACATCCCAAGGCTCTTTTCCTTCAACTCAGACCACATGACATTTTTACAGAGAGTCGAAAATGCACTGATTGATCTCTTGGAACTTGTGTACTGTAATAGTTTATATAAGGGCATATTGGAGCTTTCctcagaagttcttcagagagatgtATCCTTGTTGGATCTCCTGAATTCTGCTTCCATTTGGCTTTTGAGGTTTGACTTTGTGTTTGAGTATGTCAGGCCAGTGATGCCCAATATGGTCTTCATTGGAGGTATAAACTGTGTTCAGAAGAAACCACTGCCTAAG CCTCCTGAGCTGGAAGACCAGGACAGGGAACAGAATGAAACCCCGGCAAATCAAAGAGGATATGTTTAG
- the LOC135187375 gene encoding UDP-glucuronosyltransferase 1A1-like — translation MTWRLYCTWIFVLLLPGFSDGGKLLVVPMVGSHWLSMQKVVEKLSERGHEVVVLMPEVSWHMETTEAYTVKTHPSSLTLEEMDNIFREYLTIHLKDLPFPMNAIEIYNISEYASRMFASQCREFFSSKETLQYLNQSAFDAVLTDPILLCGATLANYLSLPFVFFMRGFPCNLHYEATQCPSPLSYIPRLFSFNSDHMTFLQRVENALIALLETVYCNHYYRDLLKLSSEVLQRDVSLLDLLNSASIWLMRFDFVFEYVRPVMPNMVFIGGINCVQKKPLSKPPELEDQDREQNEPSFISNPG, via the exons ATGACTTGGAGGCTTTACTGTACCTGGATTTTtgtcctcctccttcctggcTTTTCAGATGGAGGGAAACTCCtggtggtgcccatggtgggaagCCACTGGCTTAGCATGCAGAAAGTAGTTGAAAAGCTCTCCGAGAGAGGACATGAAGTGGTGGTGCTAATGCCAGAAGTAAGCTGGCATATGGAAACGACAGAGGCTTACACTGTGAAAACACATCCATCGTCTCTGACACTAGAAGAAATGGACAACATCTTTCGTGAGTACCTTACCATTCACTTGAAGGACCTGCCTTTCCCAATGAATGCTATAGAAATTTACAACATCTCAGAGTATGCTTCCCGTATGTTCGCCAGTCAGTGCAGGGAATtcttcagcagcaaggagaccCTGCAGTACTTGAATCAAAGTGCCTTTGATGCTGTTCTAACAGATCCCATTTTACTATGTGGAGCAACCCTTGCTAATTATCTTTCTCTTCCATTTGTGTTCTTCATGAGAGGATTTCCTTGCAACTTACACTATGAAGCAACACAGTGCCCAAGCCCTCTCTCCTACATCCCAAGGCTCTTTTCCTTCAACTCAGACCACATGACATTTTTACAGAGAGTCGAAAATGCATTGATTGCCCTCTTGGAAACTGTGTACTGTAATCATTACTACAGAGATCTACTAAAGCTTTCctcagaagttcttcagagagatgtATCCTTGTTGGATCTCCTGAACTCTGCTTCCATTTGGCTTATGAGGTTTGACTTCGTGTTTGAGTATGTCAGGCCAGTGATGCCCAATATGGTCTTCATTGGAGGTATAAACTGCGTTCAGAAGAAACCACTGTCTAAG CCTCCTGAGCTGGAAGACCAGGACAGGGAACAGAATGaaccatcatttatcagcaatCCTGGCTAA